The Tamandua tetradactyla isolate mTamTet1 chromosome 23, mTamTet1.pri, whole genome shotgun sequence genome includes a window with the following:
- the CHP2 gene encoding calcineurin B homologous protein 2: protein MGSGSSHAASIPDVDNIRRETGFSQASLLRLYHRFRALDKDKKGYLSRMDLQRIGALAVNPLGDRIIDSFFPDGNQRVDFPGFVRVLAHFRPVDDEDAGNRDPRAPEPLNSRMNKLRFAFQLYDQDRDGKISRHEMLQVLRLMVGVQVTEEQLESIADRTVQEADEDGDGAVSFLEFTKSLEKMNIEQKMSIRILK from the exons ATGGGCTCCGGTAGCTCCCACGCCGCGAGCATTCCCGACGTGGACAACATTCGGCGCGAGACCGGCT TCTCGCAAGCCAGTCTGCTCCGTCTCTACCACCGATTCCGGGCCCTGGATAAGGACAAGAAGGGTTACCTGAG TCGCATGGATCTTCAGCGAATTGGGGCGTTGGCCGTGAACCCCCTGGGAGACCGCATCATAGACAGCTTCTTCCCTGATGG GAATCAGCGTGTGGATTTCCCAGGTTTTGTCAGAGTCTTGGCTCATTTTCGACCTGTGGATGATGAGGATGCAGGAAACCGGGACCCCAGAGCACCTGAACCCCTCAACAGCAGAATGAATAAACTTCGCT TTGCCTTTCAGCTCTATGACCAGGATCGCGATGGAAAGATCTCTAGGCATGAGATGCTACAG GTTCTCCGACTGATGGTAGGAGTGCAGGTGACAGAAGAGCAGTTGGAGAGCATTGCTGACCGCACGGTGCAGGAGGCTGATGAAGATGGGGATGGGGCTGTGTCCTTCCTGGAGTTCACCAAG TCCTTAGAGAAGATGAATATCGAGCAAAAGATGAGCATCCGGATCTTGAAGTGA